One window of the Xiphophorus couchianus chromosome 12, X_couchianus-1.0, whole genome shotgun sequence genome contains the following:
- the lzts1 gene encoding leucine zipper putative tumor suppressor 1 has product MGSVSSLVAGNSLNNKHCKASDYRLKEGINTHRKSGGCNLDGLLKCGFAQSSSSTTHHSRGLSHSRSGRSEDFFYIKVNHKSRSTHHKERSLEDVASRDKDSDGRSQPKLLFMPGKILERTPAEKLLVHTTAFKSVNTTTASSTETGHVLCPMRKANTPNVGHKQDPLGTLSDSGRNSMSSLPTHSTSGSLRASTGLVSQNDGSSALLNSLCKGQQPNFPPWVNGNNTNLESSYRACLSSSVLASKANEDAGSPLSADEPRTLSETAGGIRSPITTDELLIEHLEQRLLERENELQELQVSLELKEAETCHLFEERQKFCAEEMDGLKQRCTTQLCEVSQMNAKTHQALQLQVCYLQKENGKLQEDLSKLTREKDLVELRLRSYEKESTQLVPTLEETQWEVCQKSGEISLLKQQLRDCQADVSHKLNEIVSLKASLKENTAKVERLEQQNKDYEDKLHSCTREVEVCQNELQRKKVEADFLRDNVGKLEQDIQQVKQDLVTAEEQKLQESIEFKNPIQELDSLDQVRGSENKKCIFTGSLQREVERLKQELREEKNAQEKLVSSFELERQTWNQEKDRVIKYQKQLQINYLQMHKKNKDLERILKELTAELESRTELGFDLRYSAGLQTYEDVIATEI; this is encoded by the exons ATGGGTAGCGTCAGCAGCCTTGTTGCTGGAAACAGTCTGAACAACAAGCACTGCAAGGCTTCTGACTATCGGTTAAAAGAGGGGATAAATACTCACAGGAAGAGTGGTGGGTGCAATCTTGATGGCTTACTGAAGTGTGGCTTTGCTCAGAGTTCCTCTTCCACCACTCATCACTCCAGAGGCCTCTCTCACTCTAGGTCAGGAAGAAGTGAAGACTTCTTTTACATTAAG GTGAACCATAAATCGAGGTCTACGCACCACAAAGAGAGATCATTGGAAGACGTTGCGAGTAGAGACAAAGACTCTGATGGACGATCACAACCAAAACTGCTGTTCATGCCAGGAAAAATTTTAGAAAGG ACTCCTGCTGAGAAATTGCTCGTCCATACCACCGCCTTCAAGTCGGTGAACACAACGACAGCTTCATCCACAGAGACTGGTCACGTCCTCTGTCCCATGAGGAAAGCAAACACTCCGAATGTTGGACACAAACAAGACCCCTTAG GAACTCTCTCTGACTCTGGGCGTAACTCAATGTCTAGCCTCCCTACCCACAGCACCAGTGGCAGTCTAAGAGCCTCCACAGGCCTTGTCAGTCAGAATGATGGGAGCTCAGCTCTGCTAAACAGCCTCTGCAAAGGACAACAACCCAATTTCCCTCCATGGGTCAATGGAAATAACACAAACCTCGAAAGCAGTTACAGGGCTTGTTTAAGCAGCAGTGTGTTGGCTTCTAAGGCTAATGAGGATGCTGGCTCCCCACTGTCTGCAGACGAACCAAGAACTCTTTCAGAAACGGCAGGTGGGATCCGGTCCCCCATAACGACAGATGAGTTGCTGATTGAGCATCTAGAACAGAGACTGCTGGAGAGGGAAAATGAACTTCAGGAGCTGCAG GTGAGTTTAGAGTTGAAGGAGGCAGAAACGTGTCATTTGTTTGAGGAGAGACAAAAGTTCTGCGCAGAGGAGATGGACGGACTGAAGCAGCGGTGCACCACACAGCTGTGTGAAGTGTCTCAGATGAATGCAAAAACCCACCAGGCTCTTCAACTGCAAGTTTGCTACCTCCAG aaagaaaatgggAAGCTTCAGGAAGATCTCTCGAAGCTGACGCGAGAGAAGGACCTCGTTGAACTCAGACTGAGGTCATATGAGAAAGAGAGCACCCAGCTCGTGCCAACACTCGAGGAAACCCAGTGGGAG GTGTGTCAGAAGTCAGGAGAAATCTCTTTATTGAAGCAGCAACTGAGGGACTGCCAAGCGGACGTGAGCCACAAGCTAAATGAGATTGTAAGTCTCAAAGCATCACTAaaggaaaacacagcaaaagtgGAGAGGCTCGAGCAACAGAACAAGGACTATGAAGACAAACTCCACTCATGCACCAGAGAGGTTGAG gTGTGCCAAAATGAACTTCAGCGCAAAAAAGTTGAGGCCGATTTTCTGAGAGACAACGTTGGCAAACTGGAGCAAGACATTCAGCAAGTCAAACAGGATCTTGTTACAGCTGAAGagcagaagctgcaggaaaGTATTGAATTCAAAAATCCAATCCAGGAGTTAGACTCCCTTGACCAGGTCCGTGGGTCAGAGAACAAGAAGTGCATTTTCACCGGATCGCTCCAAAGAGAAGTGGAGAGACTGAAGCAGGAGCTCAGAGAGGAGAAGAATGCTCAGGAGAAACTGGTCAGCAGCTTTGAGCTGGAGAGGCAGACTTGGAACCAGGAGAAAGACAGGGTGATCAAATACCAGAAGCAGCTCCAGATCAATTACCTGCAGATGCACAAGAAGAACAAAGACCTGGAGAGGATCCTGAAGGAGCTGACGGCCGAGCTGGAGAGCCGAACAGAGTTGGGCTTTGACCTCAGATACAGTGCAGGGTTACAAACTTATGAGGATGTTATTGCCACAGAGATTTGA